One window of Bdellovibrio sp. GT3 genomic DNA carries:
- the carB gene encoding carbamoyl-phosphate synthase large subunit: MPRKSDIKKVLIIGSGPIVIGQACEFDYSGTQACKALMNEGLEVILVNSNPATIMTDPEIATRVYVEPLKVDYLEKIIAKEMPDAVIPTLGGQTALNLALDLHGKGILQKYKVQLLGATPQVIKAGEDREIFRGLLDKIGAKYPKSHLVRTFEHGLQVADDLGYPLILRPNYTLGGGGGGIAYSPEEYQSMLVGALHESPTSEVLVEESILGWKEYELEVMRDYKGSFVVVCSIENFDPCGVHTGDSITVAPQQTLSDRQYQAMRDEACKIINEVGIQTGGANIQFAVHPTTHERVVIEMNPRVSRSSALASKATGFPIAKIAALLSIGYSLEELKNDITQVTPSCYEPALDYVVTKIPRFAFEKFQGSKDSLTTQMKSVGEVMGIGRTLQESMMKALASLEANPQAIPEVILETGKISYPNSHRIYHLFQAFRDGKTVAEIQDLTGIIPYFLEQVESLIKFENKFKNEFSESNTELLLAAKRKGFTDARLASLLGQSAKFIQTLREKHQMFPKYSQVDTCAGEFESSTPYFYSTYWAQESAQVVAKDAVVVIGSGPNRIGQGIEFDYSCVRGVKAFRKNGKKVIMVNSNPETVSTDYDTSDVLFFEPLTSESLIEIMRFMKPYGFVAQLGGQTPINVAPDLVAAGYQLLGSSLQTIDLAEDRGLFTKICKELNFEIPNSAMAGSLTEALASENQVGYPMICRPSYVLGGRRMEVIENRDELISYFQRHGDYISTEKPCMMDQFLAGALEVDVDLVRGVDWTLIGGVVEHIEAAGVHSGDSMGVLPPHRLKNETCDRIEQLSIQLANRIGVIGHLNLQLAVKNDIVYMLEANPRSSRSVPFVAKATGIPLIDLGVAAMLGKKASELNLGNLKWRNTNTVSVKGVVFPFKKFPESDSILGPEMKSTGESMGRGKDYSEALCKAFLSSNIRLPKTGQVFFSLRDKDKEAMLPLVRELQRMGYGVSATTGTAAFFNDKGVNCLSLRKVDEGRPHCVDKIRSGEVAFVINTTSGRRAIEASFDIRRACTDYNIPCLTESDAAEAFVLALKNTRNESSSVEALPSMEAF, from the coding sequence GTGCCACGTAAGTCCGACATTAAAAAGGTTTTGATTATTGGATCCGGACCGATCGTGATTGGACAAGCCTGTGAGTTCGATTACTCCGGCACTCAGGCCTGTAAGGCCCTGATGAATGAGGGATTGGAAGTCATCCTGGTTAACTCAAATCCAGCGACAATCATGACGGATCCCGAAATTGCCACACGCGTATACGTTGAGCCTCTTAAGGTCGACTATCTGGAAAAGATCATCGCCAAAGAAATGCCTGATGCGGTTATTCCCACTCTGGGCGGTCAAACAGCACTGAATCTTGCCTTGGATCTGCATGGCAAAGGCATTCTACAGAAGTATAAAGTTCAACTGCTGGGGGCGACACCCCAAGTGATCAAAGCCGGAGAGGATCGCGAGATATTCCGCGGACTTCTTGATAAAATCGGCGCCAAGTATCCAAAAAGTCATCTGGTGCGTACTTTCGAACATGGTTTACAAGTAGCCGATGATTTGGGTTACCCCTTGATCCTTCGTCCAAATTACACATTGGGCGGTGGCGGCGGAGGCATTGCCTACTCGCCGGAAGAATATCAAAGCATGCTGGTGGGTGCTCTTCATGAAAGCCCGACATCAGAAGTTCTGGTCGAAGAAAGCATTCTGGGCTGGAAGGAATATGAACTGGAGGTCATGCGTGACTACAAAGGTTCCTTCGTTGTGGTTTGCTCTATTGAAAACTTTGATCCTTGCGGCGTGCATACGGGTGACAGTATTACCGTAGCTCCTCAGCAAACTTTGAGCGATCGTCAGTATCAGGCGATGCGTGATGAGGCCTGCAAGATCATCAATGAAGTGGGAATTCAAACAGGTGGGGCTAATATTCAGTTTGCGGTTCATCCCACGACTCACGAGCGTGTGGTGATCGAAATGAACCCACGGGTAAGTCGTTCATCGGCACTTGCCAGCAAGGCGACCGGCTTCCCGATCGCAAAAATTGCGGCGCTTCTGTCGATCGGCTACAGCCTGGAAGAATTGAAAAATGACATCACTCAAGTGACGCCGTCGTGTTATGAGCCGGCACTGGACTACGTCGTTACAAAAATTCCGCGTTTCGCTTTTGAAAAATTCCAAGGCTCGAAGGATTCATTGACCACGCAAATGAAAAGCGTCGGTGAAGTCATGGGAATCGGTCGTACGCTGCAGGAATCGATGATGAAGGCCTTGGCAAGTCTCGAGGCCAATCCACAGGCGATTCCCGAGGTCATCCTGGAGACTGGTAAGATTTCTTATCCAAATAGTCACCGTATCTATCATCTTTTCCAAGCGTTCCGCGATGGTAAAACCGTGGCTGAGATTCAGGATCTTACGGGTATTATTCCGTACTTCCTGGAGCAAGTTGAGAGTCTGATTAAGTTCGAAAATAAGTTCAAAAACGAATTTAGCGAAAGCAACACGGAACTATTGTTGGCAGCTAAGCGCAAGGGGTTTACAGATGCGCGACTTGCAAGTCTGCTGGGCCAGAGTGCAAAGTTCATTCAGACCTTGCGTGAAAAGCACCAAATGTTTCCAAAATACTCACAAGTTGACACTTGTGCCGGGGAATTCGAGTCATCGACGCCGTATTTCTATTCAACTTACTGGGCACAAGAGTCGGCCCAAGTTGTTGCGAAAGATGCTGTGGTTGTGATCGGCAGCGGTCCGAATCGCATTGGGCAGGGGATCGAATTTGATTATAGCTGTGTTCGCGGTGTGAAAGCATTCCGCAAAAACGGCAAAAAAGTGATCATGGTGAATTCCAATCCTGAAACGGTTTCCACTGACTACGACACTTCGGATGTCTTGTTTTTTGAGCCGCTGACTTCAGAAAGCTTGATCGAAATCATGCGTTTCATGAAACCGTATGGTTTTGTTGCTCAATTGGGTGGCCAGACGCCCATCAATGTGGCTCCGGATTTGGTGGCTGCAGGTTATCAGTTACTTGGATCTTCCTTGCAGACTATCGATCTTGCAGAAGACCGTGGCTTGTTCACGAAAATTTGCAAAGAATTGAATTTTGAAATTCCAAACTCCGCCATGGCGGGATCGTTGACAGAAGCTCTGGCCAGCGAGAACCAAGTCGGATATCCAATGATCTGTCGCCCTAGCTATGTCCTGGGTGGACGCCGCATGGAAGTGATCGAGAACCGTGATGAATTGATTTCATACTTTCAGCGACATGGGGATTATATTTCCACTGAAAAGCCATGCATGATGGATCAGTTCCTGGCTGGCGCACTTGAAGTCGATGTGGATTTGGTGCGCGGGGTGGATTGGACTCTGATCGGTGGAGTCGTCGAGCATATCGAGGCTGCAGGCGTTCACTCCGGGGACTCCATGGGTGTATTGCCGCCTCATCGTTTGAAAAATGAAACTTGTGACCGTATCGAACAACTTAGCATTCAATTGGCGAATCGCATTGGCGTTATCGGGCATTTGAATCTTCAGTTGGCAGTTAAGAATGACATCGTCTATATGCTTGAAGCGAATCCTCGCAGCTCGCGTTCAGTTCCATTCGTAGCCAAAGCAACTGGCATTCCGCTGATTGATCTTGGTGTCGCAGCGATGCTGGGCAAGAAGGCGAGCGAATTGAATCTGGGTAATTTGAAGTGGAGAAATACAAACACAGTTTCAGTGAAAGGTGTTGTGTTCCCATTCAAGAAGTTCCCGGAGTCAGATTCCATCCTTGGGCCTGAAATGAAATCAACCGGGGAAAGCATGGGGCGCGGGAAGGACTATTCCGAAGCGCTATGTAAAGCGTTCTTATCAAGTAACATAAGACTTCCGAAAACGGGTCAGGTTTTCTTTTCTTTGCGGGACAAGGACAAAGAAGCCATGTTGCCTCTGGTTCGCGAACTGCAAAGAATGGGATACGGAGTTTCGGCGACGACAGGAACGGCGGCTTTCTTTAATGATAAAGGTGTGAACTGTCTGTCATTAAGAAAAGTCGATGAGGGACGTCCTCACTGCGTGGATAAAATTCGCTCAGGCGAAGTGGCCTTCGTGATCAACACCACCTCGGGTCGTCGTGCGATCGAGGCCAGCTTCGACATTCGTCGAGCTTGTACGGACTACAATATTCCGTGCCTGACCGAGAGTGATGCCGCTGAAGCCTTTGTTCTTGCTTTGAAAAACACCAGAAATGAGTCATCATCAGTCGAAGCGTTACCTTCGATGGAGGCCTTTTGA
- the carA gene encoding glutamine-hydrolyzing carbamoyl-phosphate synthase small subunit — protein sequence MKGWLVLETGEVYQGAWHGGENRAGEVVFNTSHSGYEEIATDPSYFSQIVVMTAPMQGNYGIEDAAWESRQLWIEGFICLEVQDTERDQAWKKRLIGNKIPMLTELDTRHLVLRLRKGGTPWGALVQAADESQAKAIAQDLIGKKKTLDKDWVYLASRPAPEVRRGDTMVGPRVAVLDFGSKENILRELQNRCSEIKIFNSRSTVQEIMEYNPDGIMLTNGPGDPADVKVAIGTVKELLGVKPIFGICMGHQILGLALGGKTYKLKFGHRGSNHPIQDQILNQIYMTSQNHGYAVDPATLPEDVKVTHTNLNDGTVAGFYSEKRKCLGIQYHPESCPGPHEASGLFSYFVERMI from the coding sequence ATGAAAGGTTGGCTTGTTTTAGAGACGGGCGAAGTATATCAGGGCGCTTGGCACGGTGGTGAAAATCGTGCAGGCGAAGTGGTATTTAATACGTCCCACTCAGGCTATGAGGAAATTGCCACGGATCCCTCTTACTTCTCTCAGATTGTAGTGATGACCGCCCCGATGCAGGGGAACTACGGAATTGAAGACGCTGCATGGGAGTCCCGTCAACTTTGGATCGAAGGATTTATTTGTCTGGAAGTTCAGGATACAGAGCGGGACCAAGCCTGGAAAAAGCGTTTGATCGGCAACAAGATTCCGATGCTAACTGAATTGGACACTAGACACTTGGTTCTTCGACTTCGTAAAGGTGGGACACCTTGGGGGGCGTTGGTTCAAGCGGCCGATGAATCCCAGGCCAAGGCAATTGCCCAAGATTTGATTGGTAAAAAGAAAACTTTGGATAAGGATTGGGTCTATCTGGCGTCACGACCGGCTCCCGAAGTTCGTCGTGGTGACACCATGGTGGGCCCGCGGGTGGCTGTCTTGGATTTTGGCAGCAAAGAGAATATTCTGCGCGAGCTGCAAAACCGCTGTTCTGAAATCAAGATATTCAACAGCCGCAGTACTGTGCAGGAAATCATGGAGTACAATCCAGATGGAATCATGCTGACAAATGGCCCCGGTGATCCTGCAGATGTTAAAGTGGCAATCGGCACGGTTAAGGAGCTTTTGGGAGTAAAACCCATCTTTGGGATTTGCATGGGTCATCAGATTCTGGGACTCGCTCTGGGAGGCAAGACCTATAAGTTGAAATTCGGGCATCGTGGCAGCAACCATCCGATTCAGGATCAGATTTTAAATCAAATTTATATGACCAGCCAGAATCATGGGTACGCCGTGGACCCAGCGACCTTGCCTGAGGACGTCAAAGTGACGCATACCAATCTAAATGATGGCACTGTGGCAGGTTTTTATAGTGAAAAAAGAAAGTGTTTAGGAATACAATATCATCCTGAAAGTTGCCCAGGCCCGCACGAGGCGAGTGGCCTGTTTAGTTATTTTGTAGAGCGGATGATATGA